The following coding sequences are from one Saccharomyces cerevisiae S288C chromosome X, complete sequence window:
- the BUD4 gene encoding Bud4p (Anillin-like protein involved in bud-site selection; required for the axial budding pattern; required for the formation and disassembly of the double septin ring structure, and generally for septin organization; functions as a platform linking the cytokinesis tag septins to the axial landmark through its multiple domains; in vivo substrate of Cdc28p/Clb2p) → MHDAESTVDSLLKEIDNEMEQTKSNITQNGSEDTPHNWKLPLQEIGDDTMEMLVKHNTRSNATENSRGRSPSKMSTISNESLNLGLLRVNSELEESPAAVHQERIKNSVANGALGHANSPKVLNNLKNMAQDIDKLARDEEKPVKLSSSPLKFTLKSTQPLLSYPESPIHRSSIEIETNYDDEDEEEEDAYTCLTQSPQILHSPSRIPITNAVSINKLNLDFTLNPNESDKSLVSDTSVDSTGRELDTKTIPELPFCMSSTPEMTPVDEKCNLPSKLLNTSNNSHSDSRSPTASVEDLNISTNLPGADSSQNNPVTTDADALIENDVVRDLQQNMEHIDDAFDEKKVLDEGCSNEPVTFLGENDTRSIVYSNKGTNANVQEFSQEDSLAHSEPKFKDLNATSDDVWNEDKETDANISTSTKSEESYIADYKVTRQEDWDTKKLHQESEHANEQPAIIPQKDSSEETFTELNNESEFQRNFKDGEEYRIVQHEESLYGQRTKSPEENIINGSEIGVDHGEAAEVNEPLAKTSAEEHDLSSSCEDQSVSEARNKDRIEEKEVETKDENIETEKDESEYHKVEENEEPEHVPLLPPLPRWEEIQFNEPFIDENDTSNDSIDLTRSMKPSDYISIWHIQEEEIKSNSPESIANSQFSQQSSITTASTVDSKKDNGSTSFKFKPRIVSRSRIYNPKSRVSSLNYYDNEDYILSNSEWNALDPMRRNTLISKRIQDNIRTQKGHAPLIRPSIMKLNGEDSGFQNHFLEVEQPQEHENIPLSTHLSEQDITTNVGLDEQKLPTNTQDEAEISIREIESAGDITFNRGDLLSLSFDEELGQDFANFLDALDHDSTSFNHGPDDSSSFQRDSSKKSFNSLWESSYELKPPPSIRKQPIAPDVLQKLLESDTKDDADLEKIREERITEPRTGLGIGMLKTPVKDVSIALAASIKGYEASFSDTDSRPEGMNNSDAITLNMFDDFEEDKMTPSTPVRSISPIKRHVSSPFKVVKAGNKQENNEINIKAEEEIEPMTQQETDGLKQDIPPLLAQTKDNVEAKEETITQLEEPQDVEQEFPDMGTLYLSIKAISTLALYGTKSHRATYAIVFDNGENVVQTPWESLPYDGNIRINKEFELPIDFKGKAETSSASSERDSYKKCVITLKCKYEKPRHELVEIVDKVPVGKSFFGKTKYKFEKKYVQKKPKQDEWDYLFAQDGSFARCEIEINEEFLKNVAFNTSHMHYNMINKWSRIADKIHGSKRLYELPRKAPHKVASLDVEACFLERTSAFEQFPKQFSLVNKIVSKYKLQQNIYKEGYLLQDGGDLKGKIENRFFKLHGSQLSGYHEISRKAKIDINLLKVTKVLRNEDIQADNGGQRNFTDWVLFNECFQLVFDDGERITFNAECSNEEKSDWYNKLQEVVELNVFHQPWVKKYCEKLAEEEKTRTTGHNLKQDFN, encoded by the coding sequence ATGCACGACGCAGAGAGTACCGTAGATTCTCTACTGAAGGAGATAGACAATGAAATGGAACAAACAAAGTCTAATATCACGCAAAATGGTTCCGAAGATACACCACACAACTGGAAGCTTCCGCTGCAGGAAATAGGCGATGATACCATGGAAATGTTGGTCAAACACAATACTAGGTCGAATGCTACAGAAAATAGTAGAGGTCGATCACCTTCTAAGATGTCTACCATCTCAAATGAAAGCCTTAATTTGGGTCTCTTACGTGTAAATTCGGAACTTGAAGAGTCTCCAGCCGCTGTGCATCAGGAACGGATTAAAAACTCTGTTGCCAACGGGGCACTTGGTCATGCCAATTCTCCCAAAGTGCTTAATAATCTGAAAAATATGGCACAAGATATAGATAAACTAGCCCGTGATGAGGAAAAGCCCGTAAAACTTAGCAGCTCTCCCCTTAAATTTACTTTGAAATCGACTCAACCACTGCTGTCGTATCCAGAATCGCCCATCCACAGAAGTTctattgaaattgaaacgAATTAcgatgacgaagatgaagaggaagaagatgcATACACATGTTTAACACAGTCACCTCAAATATTACACTCTCCATCAAGGATTCCAATAACTAACGCAGTGTCGATTAATAAGCTCAATCTTGATTTCACATTGAATCCCAACGAATCAGACAAAAGTCTAGTATCTGACACCTCAGTTGATAGCACAGGACGAGAACTAGATACGAAAACAATCCCAGAATTACCATTTTGTATGTCATCAACGCCCGAAATGACGCCAGTCGATGAGAAATGTAACCTTCCAAGTAAATTGTTGAACACTAGTAACAATTCACATTCTGATTCAAGATCGCCAACAGCCTCTGTGGAGGATTTAAACATTTCAACGAATCTGCCGGGTGCTGATTCCAGCCAAAATAATCCAGTCACTACTGATGCGGATGCGCTTATTGAAAACGATGTTGTGCGGGACCTTCAACAGAATATGGAACATATCGATGATGCTtttgatgagaaaaaagttcttgACGAAGGTTGCAGCAATGAGCCCGTTACCTTTTTGGGTGAAAATGACACTAGGTCCATAGTATACTCTAATAAAGGGACCAATGCTAATgttcaagaattttcacAGGAAGATTCTCTAGCGCACAGTGAACCCAAATTCAAAGATCTTAATGCTACATCGGATGACGTATGGAATGAAGACAAAGAAACAGACGCAAATATTTCAACATCTACAAAGTCAGAGGAAAGCTACATTGCTGACTATAAAGTAACGAGACAAGAAGACTGGGATACCAAAAAGCTTCATCAAGAAAGTGAACATGCAAATGAACAACCGGCAATAATTCCTCAAAAGGATTCTTCAGAAGAAACATTCACTGAACTAAATAATGAAAGTGAATTCCAAAGGAACTTTAAGGATGGAGAGGAATACCGAATCGTTCAACACGAGGAGAGCCTGTATGGACAAAGAACAAAGAGtccagaagaaaatataataaatgGCAGTGAAATTGGTGTCGACCATGGAGAGGCCGCTGAAGTGAATGAACCATTGGCAAAAACTTCTGCAGAAGAACATGATCTTTCATCATCATGTGAAGATCAGTCGGTGAGCGAGGCTCGTAATAAAGACAGAATTGAAGAGAAGGAAGTTGAAACTAAGGATGAGAACATTGAAACCGAGAAAGATGAAAGTGAGTACCATAAAGtcgaagaaaatgaagagcCGGAACACGTTCCCCTCTTACCACCCCTGCCAAGATGGGAAGAAATTCAATTCAACGAGCCATTTatagatgaaaatgatacCTCCAATGATTCCATCGATTTAACCAGATCCATGAAACCATCAGATTACATTTCTATATGGCATATCcaagaagaggaaatcAAATCCAATTCACCAGAATCCATTGCCAACTCCCAATTTTCACAACAATCCTCGATTACCACTGCATCTACGGTCGATTCTAAGAAGGATAATGGATCAACTTCGTTCAAATTCAAACCTAGAATAGTGAGCAGGAGTAGGATTTACAATCCAAAAAGCAGAGTATCCTCATTGAATTACTACGATAATGAAGATTACATTTTAAGCAACAGTGAATGGAATGCACTCGACCCTATGAGAAGAAATACACTCATCTCTAAAAGGATTCAAGATAACATAAGAACTCAAAAGGGTCACGCTCCACTTATTAGGCCAAGCATCATGAAACTTAATGGCGAAGATTCTGGTTTTCAGAATCATTTCTTGGAGGTAGAACAACCGCAAGAACACGAAAATATCCCATTAAGTACGCACCTAAGCGAACAAGATATCACAACAAATGTAGGCCTCGATGAACAGAAATTACCAACCAATACCCAGGACGAAGCTGAAATTTCCATTCGGGAAATAGAGAGTGCGGGTGATATCACTTTTAATAGGGGCGATTTACTATCTTTATCCTTTGATGAGGAATTGGGTCAGGATTTTGCTAATTTTCTAGACGCTTTGGATCATGACTCCACATCTTTCAATCATGGGCCGGATGATTCATCCAGTTTTCAAAGAGACAGTTCAAAGAAAAGCTTCAATTCTCTTTGGGAAAGCAGTTACGAACTAAAACCGCCACCTTCCATAAGAAAGCAACCTATTGCCCCCGACGTCCTGCAAAAATTATTAGAATCAGATACTAAAGATGACGcagatttggaaaaaattagagaaGAGCGTATAACTGAACCAAGGACTGGTTTGGGGATTGGAATGCTGAAAACACCAGTTAAGGATGTTTCAATTGCGCTAGCTGCAAGCATTAAAGGATATGAGGCAAGTTTCAGCGATACTGACTCTCGTCCAGAGGGCATGAATAATAGTGATGCCATCACTTTGAACATGTTCGACGATTTCGAAGAAGATAAAATGACCCCTTCCACTCCAGTTCGTAGTATAAGTCCAATAAAACGGCATGTTAGCAGTCCTTTCAAGGTCGTGAAAGCTGGAAACAAACAAGagaataatgaaataaaCATTAAGGCTGAAGAGGAAATAGAGCCAATGACGCAGCAAGAAACCGATGGTTTGAAACAAGATATTCCTCCACTGCTAGCGCAGACAAAAGATAACGTCgaagcaaaagaagaaacgATAACTCAACTTGAAGAACCACAAGACGTTGAACAAGAATTTCCGGATATGGGAACACTTTATTTAAGTATAAAGGCTATTTCCACGCTTGCATTATATGGAACTAAGAGTCATAGAGCAACATATGCTATTGTTTTTGACAATGGGGAAAATGTCGTTCAGACACCCTGGGAGTCGCTTCCGTATGACGGTAACATCAGGATCAATAAGGAATTTGAATTGCCCATAGATTTTAAAGGAAAAGCCGAAACATCCTCCGCTTCTTCTGAAAGAGATAGCTACAAAAAATGTGTTATCACATTAAAAtgtaaatatgaaaaacCTCGACATGAATTGGTCGAAATAGTAGACAAGGTGCCGGTGGGTAAGAgtttttttggaaagacAAAgtataaatttgaaaagaagtaTGTACAGAAAAAACCTAAACAAGATGAGTGGGATTATCTATTTGCACAAGACGGTTCATTTGCTCGTTgtgaaattgaaattaatgaagagtttttgaaaaacgtGGCATTTAATACCAGTCATATGCATTACAATATGATTAACAAGTGGAGTAGAATCGCAGACAAAATTCACGGCTCAAAAAGGCTGTACGAGTTACCACGCAAGGCGCCTCACAAAGTGGCTTCGTTGGATGTGGAAGCATGTTTCTTAGAAAGAACTTCTGCCTTTGAACAATTTCCCAAACAATTTTCATTGGTCAATAAGATTGTTTCCAAATACAAGTTGCAACAAAATATCTATAAAGAAGGGTATTTATTGCAGGATGGTGGTGATCTGAAAGGAAAGATAGAAAACAGGTTTTTCAAACTGCACGGCTCGCAACTTTCTGGTTATCATGAAATCTCTAGAAAGGCTAAGATCGATATTAATCTGTTGAAAGTCACGAAAGTCCTACGTAATGAAGACATCCAGGCGGATAATGGAGGGCAAAGGAATTTTACAGATTGGGTACTCTTTAATGAATGCTTCCAGCTAGTATTTGACGATGGTGAAAGAATTACTTTCAACGCGGAATGCTCTAATGAGGAAAAAAGTGATTGGTACAATAAGCTCCAGGAAGTTGTTGAGTTGAATGTTTTCCATCAACCCTGGGTGAAAAAGTATTGTGAAAAGTTAGCTGAGGAGGAAAAGACTCGAACAACCGGTCATAATTTGAAGCAAGATTTTAATTAG
- the FIP1 gene encoding cleavage polyadenylation factor subunit FIP1 (Subunit of cleavage polyadenylation factor (CPF); interacts directly with poly(A) polymerase (Pap1p) to regulate its activity; bridging factor that links Pap1p and the CPF complex via Yth1p) yields MSSSEDEDDKFLYGSDSELALPSSKRSRDDEADAGASSNPDIVKRQKFDSPVEETPATARDDRSDEDIYSDSSDDDSDSDLEVIISLGPDPTRLDAKLLDSYSTAATSSSKDVISVATDVSNTITKTSDERLITEGEANQGVTATTVKATESDGNVPKAMTGSIDLDKEGIFDSVGITTIDPEVLKEKPWRQPGANLSDYFNYGFNEFTWMEYLHRQEKLQQDYNPRRILMGLLSLQQQGKLNSANDTDSNLGNIIDNNNNVNNANMSNLNSNMGNSMSGTPNPPAPPMHPSFPPLPMFGSFPPFPMPGMMPPMNQQPNQNQNQNSK; encoded by the coding sequence ATGAGCTCCAGtgaagacgaagacgaCAAGTTCTTGTATGGTTCCGACTCCGAATTAGCACTACCTTCATCTAAACGATCAAGAGATGATGAAGCAGACGCAGGTGCGTCCAGTAATCCTGATATAGTTAAAAGGCAAAAATTCGACTCTCCCGTGGAAGAAACTCCAGCTACTGCCAGAGATGATCGTTCTGATGAAGATATCTACTCTGACTCCTCAGATGACGATAGTGATTCTGACCTAGAGGTTATCATAAGTCTGGGTCCTGACCCTACTAGGTTAGATGCAAAACTACTCGATTCTTATTCTACCGCAGCGACATCTTCAAGCAAAGACGTAATTAGCGTAGCTACAGATGTATCCAATACCATCACAAAGACATCAGATGAAAGACTAATAACAGAAGGAGAAGCAAATCAAGGTGTAACGGCAACGACCGTAAAAGCTACAGAGAGCGATGGAAATGTACCGAAAGCAATGACTGGTTCTATAGACCTGGATAAAGAGGGAATCTTTGATAGTGTTGGCATAACGACAATAGATCCTGAAGTATTAAAGGAGAAACCCTGGAGGCAACCGGGGGCCAACTTAAGTGATTATTTCAATTACGGTTTTAACGAATTTACCTGGATGGAGTATTTACATAGACAGGAAAAACTACAACAAGATTATAATCCTAGGAGGATCCTAATGGGCCTATTATCCCTCCAACAGCAAGGGAAGTTGAATTCCGCGAATGATACAGACTCAAACCTCGGTAATATAATtgataacaacaacaacgtAAACAATGCAAATATGTCTAATCTGAACAGTAATATGGGTAATAGTATGTCTGGAACACCAAACCCTCCCGCTCCACCAATGCATCCAAGCTTCCCACCCTTACCTATGTTTGGTAGCTTTCCACCATTCCCCATGCCAGGTATGATGCCACCCATGAACCAACAGCCtaatcaaaatcaaaatcaaaattcGAAATGA
- the IME1 gene encoding transcription factor IME1 (Master meiotic regulator active only during meiotic events; activates transcription of early meiotic genes through interaction with Ume6p; regulator of meiotic commitment; phosphorylated by Rim11p; degraded by the 26S proteasome following phosphorylation by Ime2p; transcription is negatively regulated in cis by the IRT1 long noncoding antisense RNA): MQADMHGKLHAALEDGFFLFPFEQQQQPNIYYDTTTDQEDRPCFSFGSTISPRSWHFEKSDKIASSQLQNLVHTQPIHLINPQILFNEEFLNLENIDSQPISKETKTTKDCTMATGPERGKKSSESTRSSSLSSLFSNDESASTFHSSFNNHDNFQKSNRNGDDIDISDTIKYETNTNAQKDIKIFQENFEFNEFPYTQDFYPYTTNYTYSKPTNIHESINSKNTDSYSQYQDQFPPHTDNIHSFNNRHYSNHKSTNCNYYNNTSNNNNASDNVYEADPFIDEPQVPSYYYPLEIAFDVEKSPPPSLQKLNSKELEFLKKLNSKLSRYAAAYSFSSSNDQDYYDKVRFQEISYKFSKTYS; the protein is encoded by the coding sequence ATGCAAGCGGATATGCATGGAAAACTTCACGCTGCCTTAGAAGATGgtttcttcctctttccttttgaacagcaacaacaacctAACATTTATTATGACACAACCACCGATCAAGAAGACCGTccttgtttttcttttggatcTACAATTTCCCCTAGAAGTTGGCATTTTGAAAAGTCTGACAAAATTGCCTCATCTCAGCTGCAGAACTTGGTTCATACACAACCAATTCATTTAATTAATCCTCAAATATTGTTCAATGAAGAGTTTCTgaatttggaaaatattgattCTCAGCCTATTTCCAAGGAAACGAAAACTACGAAGGACTGCACAATGGCAACTGGTCCtgaaagaggaaaaaagagCTCTGAAAGTACCAGatcctcttcattatcatctcttttttctaatGATGAATCCGCATCTACGTTCCACTCATCATTCAATAACCATGataactttcaaaagagcAACAGAAATGGAGATGATATCGATATTAGTGACacaataaaatatgaaactAATACAAATGCACAAAAagatatcaaaatattccaagaaaattttgaattcaaTGAATTCCCATACACACAAGACTTCTACCCATATACCACTAATTATACCTATTCAAAACCCACAAATATTCATGAatcaataaattcaaaaaacaCGGATTCATACTCCCAATATCAAGATCAGTTTCCACCACATACTGATAACATACATTCCTTTAATAATCGTCACTATAGCAACCATAAAAGCACTAATTGTAATTACTATAATAATACcagcaataataacaacgCCTCCGATAATGTATATGAGGCAGATCCATTTATAGATGAACCTCAGGTGCCCTCCTACTATTACCCATTAGAAATTGCCTTCGACGTTGAAAAATCACCACCGCCATCACTACAAAaattaaattcaaaagagtTAGAATTCCTAAAAAAGTTGAACTCCAAACTGTCAAGATATGCTGCGGCTTACTCCTTCAGCAGTTCTAATGATCAAGATTATTATGACAAGGTCAGGTTTCAAGAAATATCCTACAAGTTTAGTAAAACCTATTCTTAA
- the RPL43B gene encoding 60S ribosomal protein eL43 RPL43B (Ribosomal 60S subunit protein L43B; homologous to mammalian ribosomal protein L37A, no bacterial homolog; RPL43B has a paralog, RPL43A, that arose from the whole genome duplication; protein abundance increases in response to DNA replication stress) — translation MAKRTKKVGITGKYGVRYGSSLRRQVKKLEIQQHARYDCSFCGKKTVKRGAAGIWTCSCCKKTVAGGAYTVSTAAAATVRSTIRRLREMVEA, via the exons at gGCTAAGAGAACAAAGAAGGTCGGTATCACAGGTAAATACGGTGTCCGTTATGGTTCATCATTGAGAAGACAAGTTAAGAAGCTTGAAATTCAACAACATGCCAGATATGACTGTTCCTTCTGTGGTAAGAAGACTGTTAAGAGAGGTGCAGCTGGTATTTGGACTTGTTCCTGTTGTAAGAAGACCGTTGCCGGTGGTGCTTATACTGTTTCTACTGCAGCTGCCGCTACTGTTAGATCTACCATCAGAAGATTAAGAGAAATGGTTGAAGCTTAA
- the SFC1 gene encoding Sfc1p (Mitochondrial succinate-fumarate transporter; transports succinate into and fumarate out of the mitochondrion; required for ethanol and acetate utilization): MSQKKKASHPAINLMAGGTAGLFEALCCHPLDTIKVRMQIYRRVAGIEHVKPPGFIKTGRTIYQKEGFLALYKGLGAVVIGIIPKMAIRFSSYEFYRTLLVNKESGIVSTGNTFVAGVGAGITEAVLVVNPMEVVKIRLQAQHLTPSEPNAGPKYNNAIHAAYTIVKEEGVSALYRGVSLTAARQATNQGANFTVYSKLKEFLQNYHQMDVLPSWETSCIGLISGAIGPFSNAPLDTIKTRLQKDKSISLEKQSGMKKIITIGAQLLKEEGFRALYKGITPRVMRVAPGQAVTFTVYEYVREHLENLGIFKKNDTPKPKPLK, from the coding sequence atgtctcaaaaaaagaaggctTCCCATCCAGCCATCAATCTCATGGCTGGCGGCACAGCAGGTTTATTTGAAGCATTGTGTTGTCATCCTTTAGATACAATTAAGGTGAGAATGCAAATATACAGACGGGTAGCTGGTATTGAACATGTTAAACCCCCAGGATTTATTAAAACTGGGCGTACcatttatcaaaaagaagGTTTCTTGGCTCTGTATAAAGGTCTAGGTGCTGTGGTCATCGGTATTATACCTAAGATGGCAATCCGTTTCTCGTCTTATGAATTCTATAGAACCTTATTGGTTAACAAGGAATCAGGAATTGTGTCTACCGGTAATACTTTTGTTGCTGGTGTTGGGGCTGGTATCACCGAAGCTGTTCTTGTCGTGAACCCGATGGAAGTTGTAAAGATTAGGTTACAAGCTCAGCATTTAACTCCGAGTGAGCCAAATGCTGGTCCTAAATATAACAACGCCATTCATGCAGCCTACACTATtgtcaaagaagaaggtgtTTCTGCCTTATATAGAGGCGTTTCCTTAACTGCGGCAAGGCAAGCAACTAATCAGGGTGCTAACTTCACAGTTTATTCTAAACTGAAGGAGTTTTTGCAGAATTACCATCAGATGGATGTCCTACCTTCATGGGAAACTTCTTGCATAGGTTTGATTTCGGGTGCTATTGGGCCGTTTTCCAACGCTCCATTGGATACTATAAAGACAAGGCTGCAAAAGGATAAGTCCATCTCATTGGAAAAACAGTCCGGtatgaagaaaatcataaccATTGGTGCTCAACTActgaaagaagaaggttttAGAGCTTTGTACAAGGGTATTACCCCAAGAGTGATGAGGGTGGCTCCAGGTCAGGCTGTCACCTTTACCGTTTATGAATATGTAAGGGAGCATTTAGAAAATTTGGGTATATTCAAGAAGAATGACACACCAAAGCCAAAGCCATTAAAGTAG
- a CDS encoding aldo-keto reductase superfamily protein (Xylose and arabinose reductase; member of the aldo-keto reductase (AKR) family; GFP-fusion protein is induced in response to the DNA-damaging agent MMS), whose product MVPKFYKLSNGFKIPSIALGTYDIPRSQTAEIVYEGVKCGYRHFDTAVLYGNEKEVGDGIIKWLNEDPGNHKREEIFYTTKLWNSQNGYKRAKAAIRQCLNEVSGLQYIDLLLIHSPLEGSKLRLETWRAMQEAVDEGLVKSIGVSNYGKKHIDELLNWPELKHKPVVNQIEISPWIMRQELADYCKSKGLVVEAFAPLCHGYKMTNPDLLKVCKEVDRNPGQVLIRWSLQHGYLPLPKTKTVKRLEGNLAAYNFELSDEQMKFLDHPDAYEPTDWECTDAP is encoded by the coding sequence ATGGTTCCTAAGTTTTACAAACTTTCAAACGGCTTCAAAATCCCAAGCATTGCTTTGGGAACCTACGATATTCCAAGATCGCAAACAGCCGAAATTGTGTATGAAGGTGTCAAGTGCGGCTACCGTCATTTCGATACTGCTGTTCTTTATGGTAATGAGAAGGAAGTTGGCGATGGTATCATTAAATGGTTGAACGAAGATCCAGGGAACCATAAACGTGAGGAAATCTTCTACACTACTAAATTATGGAATTCGCAAAACGGATATAAAAGAGCTAAAGCTGCCATTCGGCAATGTTTGAATGAAGTCTCGGGCTTGCAATACATCGATCTTCTTTTGATTCATTCGCCACTGGAAGGTTCTAAATTAAGGTTGGAAACTTGGCGCGCCATGCAAGAAGCGGTTGATGAAGGATTGGTTAAGTCTATAGGGGTTTCCAACTATGGGAAAAAGCACATTGATGAACTTTTGAACTGGCCAGAACTGAAGCACAAGCCAGTGGTCAACCAAATCGAGATATCACCTTGGATTATGAGACAAGAATTAGCAGATTACTGTAAATCTAAAGGTCTCGTCGTCGAAGCCTTTGCCCCATTGTGTCACGGCTACAAAATGACTAATCCAGATTTATTAAAAGTTTGCAAAGAGGTGGACCGTAATCCAGGTCAAGTTTTGATTCGTTGGTCTTTACAACACGGTTATTTACCACTACCGAAGACTAAAACTGTGAAGAGGTTAGAAGGTAACCTTGCAGCCTACAACTTTGAACTGTCAGACGAACAGATGAAATTTCTTGATCATCCTGATGCTTATGAGCCTACCGATTGGGAATGCACAGACGCGccataa
- the JJJ3 gene encoding Jjj3p (Iron-binding protein; involved in targeting cytoplasmic SRP-independent proteins to the ER; contains a CSL Zn finger and a DnaJ-domain; involved in diphthamide biosynthesis; ortholog human Dph4) has translation MSLVNSLTHYEILRIPSDATQDEIKKAYRNRLLNTHPDKLSKSIHDTVSNVTINKIQDAYKILSNIKTRREYDRLILENYKRQGFHNCGDGLDEFSLDDFSFDEDKLEFMMNCPRCQFVGGFHFSESLLDECIDNVDAMERSHSGYQLLTQCSACSLWLKVNFDIEEEQEGQ, from the coding sequence ATGTCATTGGTGAATTCGTTAACACACTACGAAATTTTAAGAATTCCATCGGATGCAACACAagatgaaatcaaaaaggcATATAGGAATCGGTTACTAAATACGCACCCCGATAAACTTTCTAAAAGCATACATGATACGGTTAGCAACGTCACAATCAATAAGATTCAAGATGCTTATAAAATACTATCGAATATAAAAACTCGTCGCGAATATGATAGGTTGATCCTTGAAAACTATAAACGCCAAGGATTTCATAATTGTGGTGATGGGCTGGATGAATTTTCCTTAGACGATTTCTcatttgatgaagataagCTGGAGTTTATGATGAATTGTCCTCGCTGTCAATTTGTTGGTGGTTTTCATTTTAGTGAGAGTTTGTTAGATGAATGCATTGATAATGTAGACGCTATGGAACGGAGTCATTCTGGTTATCAATTATTAACCCAATGTAGCGCATGCAGCTTATGGCTGAAGGTTAATTTTGACATCGAGGAAGAGCAAGAAGgacaataa